The Tubulanus polymorphus chromosome 6, tnTubPoly1.2, whole genome shotgun sequence genome includes a region encoding these proteins:
- the LOC141907751 gene encoding uncharacterized protein LOC141907751, with amino-acid sequence MTSKEITGPRETAEHSHCRDMTEIEVTKARFQTKKRAENTREIPIQIHSEIISRLNNPDVQSRLPHADTCKKVMQRVRRKKYQKDPATHDELFITDTWSLTREDGEEFLMYDNASTTSRIMILATDICLKKHCEPDTWFMDGNFQMAPTLFEQLYVIHVPLANSAISTVYAFLQRKTQETYEEFLTVLCEKCDDKGLFLSPKTVVIDFELAVLNATKSVFSDIEIRGCFYHLSQCIYRKIQNLGLATMYRDDKDFQLFCGYNFVSTYRKIRAPGGLFRLKRVPPQYPPKTWNMHTVTINSEDRTNKLSEALNNKFRIFVGTKHPSIWRAIECLQQENCVVETLLAQMEAGNPPKKTCQTKLRSATKSAEKPL; translated from the exons aTGACGAGTAAAGAAATCACTGGACCTAGAGAAACCGCAGAACATAGTCATTGTAGAGATATGACTGAAATTGAAGTAACTAAAGCAAGATTTCAAACGAAGAAACGAGCTGAAAATACGAGAGAAATTccaattcaaatacattcagaaataatttcaagacTTAACAACCCAGATGTACAAAGCCGATTACCTCACGCTGATACATGCAAGAAAGTAATGCAAAGAGTTCGACGcaagaaatatcaaaaagatCCTGCAACCCATGATGAGCTGTTCATTACAGATACATGGTCTCTAACCCGAGAGGATGGAGAAGAGTTCCTGATGTACGATAACGCGAGCACAACATCAAGAATCATGATTTTGGCAACAGACATATGTTTGAAAAAACACTGTGAACCTGATACGTGGTTCATGGACGGAAATTTCCAGATGGCACCAACTTTGTTCGAACAGTTGTATGTAATCCATGTCCCTCTGGCTAATTCTGCTATTTCAACCGTTTATGCATTCCTTCAAAGGAAAACTCAGGAAACTTATGAAGAATTTCTCACCGTATTATGTGAAAAGTGCGATGACAAGGGACTATTTCTCTCGCCGAAAACTGTTGTGATAGATTTTGAGTTGGCAGTTCTCAATGCAACAAAATCTGTGTttagtgatattgaaataagaggATGCTTCTATCATTTATCCCAGTGTATATATCGTAAGATTCAAAACCTTGGACTTGCTACTATGTACAGGGACGATAAAGATTTTCAGTTATTCTGTGGATA TAACTTTGTTTCAACGTACCGTAAAATCCGTGCTCCAGGTGGACTGTTCCGTTTAAAGCGTGTTCCCCCACAGTATCCTCCAAAGACCTGGAACATGCATACTGTTACCATAAATTCTGAGGACAGAACAAACAAGTTGTCAGAGGCTTTGAACAATAAATTCCGTATATTTGTCGGAACAAAACATCCCTCTATCTGGCGTGCTATCGAATGCTTGCAGCAGGAAAATTGCGTTGTTGAAACTCTTCTGGCACAAATGGAAGCTGGGAATCCACCGAAAAAAACGTGTCAAACGAAATTACGTTCAGCTACAAAATCGGCTGAAAAACCTCTGTGA